The following are from one region of the Saccharomyces kudriavzevii IFO 1802 strain IFO1802 genome assembly, chromosome: 12 genome:
- the PAU18 gene encoding seripauperin PAU18 (similar to Saccharomyces cerevisiae PAU18 (YLL064C)): MVKLTSIAAGVAALAAGASATTTLAQSDERVNLVELGVYVSDIRAHLAQYYLFQAAHPTETYPVEVAQAVFNYGDFTTMLTGIAPDQVTRMITGVPWYSTRLRPAISSALSKDGIYTIAK, translated from the coding sequence atggtcaaattaacttcaatcgctgctggtgtcgccgCTCTAGCTGCCGGTGCCtctgccaccaccaccctagctcaatccgacgaaagagtcaacttggttgaattgggtgTCTACGTTTCCGATATCAGAGCTCACTTGGCCCAatactacttgttccaagccgCCCACCCAACTGAAACCTACCCAGTTGAAGTCGCTCAAGCTGTCTTCAACTACGGTGACTTCACTACGATGTTGACCGGTATTGCTCCAGACCAAGTgaccagaatgatcactGGTGTCCCATGGTACTCCACCAGATTGAGACCAGCCATCTCTAGTGCTTTGTCTAAGGATGGTATTTACACCATTGCTAAATAG